A window of the Dioscorea cayenensis subsp. rotundata cultivar TDr96_F1 chromosome 14, TDr96_F1_v2_PseudoChromosome.rev07_lg8_w22 25.fasta, whole genome shotgun sequence genome harbors these coding sequences:
- the LOC120276225 gene encoding uncharacterized protein LOC120276225: MAATPSKCLLVTGASGVGKTTLVMRVLERLRVSHPSLNICGFYTREIREGFDRVGFEVVTLDGRQGPLASTKVSSQEALRWPSVGKYKVDVASFESLALPELQVKQGTDLFIIDEVGKMELYSPLFFQAVLNVLESNIPILASIPIPKFGRDIPGVARLRNHPGASVFTLNTGNRDAMRENIYTQLVNLLPKLPRIEFTKLFFFLDLTKPKQLGHSLRHAKVHRVHKIPRGNEQREVANSSARLTKARQMEARRAENLLKAPPFHHFHTPCFGGGSCAIAVEFENGDDLSYCAILVFGEAVPKSMAGILQFLDFNHASTSRKLFVHKKHNDGLEAPRNSLEFPMEASQSYQIIHEDVPYSCQVKQPSASKMSPCPNTAPMKKLIDDEMSNKTKAKNNTPSVVARLMGMDALPSETTSLPFVESDSVQPRNMMTKTESSKVSSNHHTSISSTSCQQNKRECVPFDTKPEASQLSTQDSRMTKPWSCEHPQEELLQKFKKDFEAWQASKSQERSRILDLDNNRQSKENVIIAQENLAREKVAIYIGAKKSSVDEISIDHLSMNRSKFHVRQGSGYYHEAHAVKPLRSNMKDDQQFRSRRKTYSVEHFPLSKFEEKWDRTSSPTRIVVLRPTSESDEIEESWFGASRMTEKEDSMEDFLQEVRERLRQEIQGKVRSTSTARGNPTKISFNERPMDTKHVARHIVKQIRENVTRDLGTTLQRSESTRSNRSEIQFDGPDSPEFIKRDTRRILSERLKNVLKNEVDIQNPMSRKRQSGTTLAMSEGLRTRQMTEFSKSGKKESYWEEKKSVAESKTHSHSFRRAQVIDTRFDKESLSPRNLIRSFSAPVTGTAFGKLLLEDQHIITGAHIRRKHEASEQSSPDVRKNKKDSFNLKGKVSNLKQNLSLKGKLFGKKAQLVDKSDASEFEPLKHIITGPTVVMNLGFVQDNYTEVPPSPASLSSSPHDEFFRPGHPSPVSPLEAPFIEDPHSCHASAEFSLEFPELTTLSEQAERSGPVDLDIVEKLNEDETFEGTAEVEDHIESYIKDILLAAGLYEGEAFNRTFLRYDALTKPIPKWVFDEVEETYGKNEKDETLKCCCAETHIGHKMLFDLLNEALPQVLAIQMPGSSFKRWLAGPPTVSRGKKLLDCLSHQIKMFSNSPVDEESQSLDSMMIRDLKMTPWSSLSHDDIDSMGREMEMVIVAELIDEFVCEMFC; the protein is encoded by the exons ATGGCGGCCACTCCGAGCAAATGCTTGCTTGTCACTGGCGCTTCC GGAGTAGGAAAGACCACTCTGGTGATGCGAGTGCTCGAGAGGCTACGAGTCTCTCACCCCAGCCTCAACATCTGTGGCTTCTATACTC GGGAgattagagaaggctttgataGGGTGGGATTTGAAGTTGTCACCCTCGATGGTAGGCAAGGGCCACTCGCTTCCACCAAGGTTTCCag CCAGGAAGCTCTCAGATGGCCTAGTGTAGGGAAATACAAAGTGGATGTAGCCTCATTTGAGTCACTGGCGTTGCCGGAGTTACAG GTTAAACAAGGTACAGATCTTTTCATTATCGATGAAGTGGGGAAAATGGAGTTATACAGTCCATTATTTTTCCAGGCTGTTCTGAATGTCCTGGAGTCCAACATTCCAATATTAGCCTCCATACCCATACCGAAGTTTGGACGCGATATTCCTGGAG TTGCCAGGCTAAGAAATCATCCAGGAGCTTCAGTATTCACTCTAAACACTGGAAACAGAGATGCAATGAGGGAAAATATATATACCCAGCTGGTAAACTTGCTGCCCAAA TTACCACGAATTGAGTTcactaaattatttttcttcttggatcTCACTAAACCCAAACAGCTCGGTCACAGTTTAAGGCATGCTAAAGTTCACCGCGTGCACAAGATACCGCGCGGCAACGAACAAAGAGAAGTAGCGAATTCCAGTGCACGTCTCACTAAAGCGCGCCAAATGGAAGCTCGACGTGCTGAAAA CCTACTAAAAGCTCCTCCTTTTCACCATTTCCACACTCCTTGTTTTGGTGGGGGGAGCTGTGCCATTGCTGTTGAATTTGAGAATGGTGATGATTTATCT TATTGTGCAATTCTTGTCTTTGGAGAAGCAGTTCCAAAATCTATGGCAGGCATATTACAATTTTTGGACTTCAATCATGCAAGCACTTCCAGGAAGTTATTTGTGCACAAAAAACACAATGATG GTCTTGAAGCTCCTAGGAATAGTTTGGAGTTTCCCATGGAGGCATCTCAGAGTTATCAAATCATTCATGAAGATGTTCCG TACTCTTGTCAGGTGAAGCAGCCATCCGCCTCCAAGATGAGCCCTTGTCCAAATACAGCTCCTATGAAAAAGTTAATTGATGACGAGAtgtcaaacaaaacaaaggcaAAAAACAACACTCCCAGTGTTGTTGCCCGATTGATGGGCATGGACGCATTGCCATCAGAGACTACGAGTCTACCTTTTGTAGAATCAGACAGTGTGCAACCGAGAAACATGATGACAAAGACTGAATCGTCTAAGGTTTCATCAAATCATCACACTTCTATCAGCTCAACATCTTGCCAGCAAAATAAGAGAGAGTGTGTTCCTTTTGATACCAAGCCAGAGGCTAGCCAATTATCAACCCAGGACTCAAGGATGACAAAACCATGGTCATGTGAACATCCCCAAGAAGAGCTACTTCAGAAATTTAAGAAGGATTTTGAGGCATGGCAAGCATCTAAGTCACAAGAGCGTTCTCGCATCCTTGATCTGGACAATAATCGTCAAAGTAAGGAGAATGTAATTATTGCACAAGAAAATCTCGCAAGAGAAAAAGTAGCCATATACATCGGTGCTAAGAAATCTTCTGTGGATGAGATATCCATCGATCATTTGTCAATGAATAGATCCAAATTTCATGTACGCCAAGGTTCTGGATATTATCATGAGGCACATGCAGTTAAACCACTTCGATCGAATATGAAGGATGACCAGCAGTTCCGGAGCAGGAGAAAAACTTATAGTGTTGAACACTTTCCTTTGTCCAAATTTGAAGAGAAATGGGACAGAACTTCTTCTCCTACAAGGATAGTGGTTTTGAGACCCACTTCTGAGAGTGATGAAATTGAAGAGTCTTGGTTTGGTGCATCAAGGATGACAGAAAAGGAGGACAGTATGGAGGACTTTCTTCAAGAGGTAAGGGAAAGGCTCAGGCAAGAAATTCAAGGAAAGGTGAGGAGCACCAGTACTGCCAGAGGAAATCCCACCAAGATTTCCTTCAATGAGAGGCCAATGGACACAAAGCATGTCGCCCGTCATATTGtgaaacaaattagagagaatgTTACTAGGGACTTGGGAACAACATTGCAGCGATCAGAGTCAACAAGGTCTAACAGAAGTGAAATTCAGTTTGATGGACCGGACTCTCCAGAATTTATCAAGAGAGACACACGAAGGATCTTGTCAGAGAGACTGAAGAATGTActtaaaaatgaagttgataTTCAGAATCCAATGAGTCGCAAAAGACAGTCAGGGACCACGCTCGCTATGTCCGAAGGGTTGAGAACACGACAGATGACTGAATTCTCAAAGTCAGGGAAAAAGGAGAGCTACTGGGAAGAGAAAAAATCTGTTGCGGAATCAAaaactcactctcactcttttAGACGTGCACAGGTGATTGACACGAGATTTGATAAGGAATCATTGTCGCCAAGGAACCTCATCCGATCCTTTTCTGCTCCAGTGACTGGAACAGCATTCGGCAAACTTCTCCTAGAGGACCAGCATATAATTACTGGAGCTCACATACGCAGGAAGCATGAAGCATCTGAACAAAGTTCACCTGATGTgaggaaaaacaagaaagatagtTTCAATCTTAAAGGCAAAGTATCAAATTTGAAACAGAATCTCAGCCTTAAAGGGAAGTTGTTTGGGAAGAAAGCACAGTTGGTTGACAAATCAGATGCTAGTGAATTTGAACCTTTGAAGCATATTATTACTGGTCCAACGGTTGTGATGAATCTTGGATTTGTGCAG GACAATTACACTGAGGTACCACCAAGCCCGGCATCATTGTCTAGCAGCCCTCATGATGAATTCTTTAGGCCAGGTCATCCAAGTCCCGTGTCACCATTGGAGGCTCCATTTATTGAAGACCCACATTCATGCCATGCCTCTGCTGAATTTAGCTTAGAATTTCCTG AGCTGACAACTCTATCAGAGCAAGCTGAGCGCAGTGGACCTGTGGATCTTGACATTGTAGAAAAGCTGAATGAGGATGAAACATTTGAGGGAACAGCCGAGGTAGAAGACCACATAGAATCATATATAAAAGACATCCTTCTTGCAGCTGGACTTTACGAGGGTGAGGCCTTCAACCGAACTTTTCTAAGATATGATGCACTCACAAAGCCAATTCCTAAATGGGTGTTTGATGAAGTTGAGGAAACATACGGTAAAAATGAGAAAGACGAAACTCTCAAGTGTTGCTGTGCAGAAACTCACATAGGTCACAAAATGCTATTTGATCTTCTAAACGAGGCATTGCCGCAGGTATTAGCAATCCAAATGCCTGGTTCCTCATTCAAGAGATGGCTTGCTGGACCACCAACTGTGTCTAGAGGGAAAAAACTCTTAGATTGTCTATCACATCAGATTAAGATGTTTTCGAATTCACCGGTTGACGAAGAATCACAGTCTCTAGATAGCATGATGATCAGGGACTTGAAGATGACTCCCTGGTCCAGTTTATCTCATGATGACATTGACTCCATGGGAAGAGAAATGGAGATGGTGATTGTAGCTGAGTTGATAGATGAGTTTGTGTGTGAAATGTTTTGTTAG
- the LOC120276458 gene encoding HMG1/2-like protein has protein sequence MKGGKSKAEAKKADSKLSVKKKEVKPKAKPVKKEKAGKDPNKPKRPPSAFFVFMEEFRKTYKEKNPHVNKVAVIGKAGGEKWKSLSTAEKAPYEARAAKLKSEYGKKMDAYNKQAESGNNAADEEEETSDKSKSEINDDEDDESGEEDDDEE, from the exons ATGAAAGGTGGGAAATCCAAGGCTGAGGCCAAGAAGGCTGATAGCAA GTTGTCGGTTAAGAAGAAGGAGGTTAAGCCGAAGGCGAAGCcagtgaagaaggagaaggcCGGGAAGGACCCTAACAAGCCCAAGAGGCCTCCAAgtgctttctttgttttcat GGAGGAGTTCAGGAAGACGTACAAGGAGAAGAACCCTCATGTCAACAAAGTCGCTGTT ATCGGGAAAGCTGGTGGCGAGAAGTGGAAATCCTTGTCTACTGCT GAGAAAGCACCTTATGAGGCTAGGGCTGCCAAACTGAAGTCCGAATATGGAAAAAAGATGGATGCTTACAATAAACAG GCTGAGAGTGGTAACAACGCTGCGGACGAGGAAGAGGAGACCTCTGATAAGTCCAAGTCTGAGATTAacgatgatgaggatgatgagagTGGCGAG gaggatgatgatgaagagTGA
- the LOC120275605 gene encoding heterogeneous nuclear ribonucleoprotein H2-like isoform X3, whose translation MTESNPYFAVSSSGISDGHEAVGSKRSRKLDSYLYPGMGSGGVNYYQSYSSSGSGSGSMLQPFPVVRLRGLPFNCDDLDILKFFVGLDIVDCLLVNKNGRFSGEAFVVFSSPMQAEFALQRDRQNMGRRYIEVFRCNKHDYYQAVAAEVSPGGSFHEGGDYYHSAPPRPKKISEGKDQMDYTEVLKLRGLPYSVSKSEIVEFFGHEFCLNEESVHIVSRSDGKATGEAYVEFTSVEMAKKAMCKDKMTIGSRYVELFPSTHDEASRSHSRSRFDV comes from the coding sequence ATGACAGAATCGAATCCCTACTTCGCAGTGAGCAGCAGCGGCATCTCAGATGGGCACGAGGCGGTTGGTTCAAAGAGGTCACGCAAACTGGATTCCTATCTGTATCCTGGGATGGGCAGTGGTGGTGTCAATTATTACCAATCCTACAGCAGCAGTGGCAGCGGCAGCGGCAGCATGCTGCAACCATTCCCTGTTGTTCGCCTGAGGGGTCTCCCTTTTAACTGTGATGACCTTGATATCCTCAAATTCTTTGTTGGCCTGGATATTGTGGACTGCCTCCTTGTCAACAAGAATGGTCGTTTCTCAGGGGAAGCCTTTGTCGTATTTTCATCCCCCATGCAAGCCGAGTTTGCTCTCCAGAGGGACAGGCAGAACATGGGCCGGAGGTATATTGAAGTCTTCAGGTGTAACAAGCATGACTATTATCAAGCTGTTGCTGCTGAGGTTAGCCCCGGAGGTTCCTTCCATGAAGGTGGTGACTATTACCACAGTGCACCACCTCGGCCCAAGAAAATTAGTGAAGGCAAGGACCAAATGGACTATACAGAGGTCCTTAAGCTTCGTGGTCTTCCATACTCTGTTTCCAAGTCAGAGATTGTGGAATTTTTTGGACATGAGTTCTGCCTGAATGAAGAAAGCGTGCACATTGTAAGCCGCTCTGATGGGAAAGCTACCGGAGAGGCTTATGTTGAATTCACATCAGTAGAAATGGCCAAAAAGGCAATGTGCAAGGATAAGATGACAATTGGGTCCAGATATGTTGAACTTTTTCCATCAACCCATGACGAAGCAAGCAGGTCTCATTCTCGGTCCAGATTTGATGTCTGA
- the LOC120275656 gene encoding UPF0496 protein 4-like: MSQTHHGQWTFRQFGNPLRGFFSKKPYLSPELLSLLHVFEQSLAESLRKLMAVDNKDVLSLSWMRVAMDTLCTIHDSLKTLITDLKFPSSDWDNKWINMYLEDSVKLLDICIALISEVSRLDQCQLWLRYSVHLLDPANKYPPEKAKKAHTCLQDWMQKIRSSSPKLESCPATLQVLGGNLYFGKVKDSGKGEILGRALYGLKVVTVFICSLLVAAFSGHSKPLLLDLDVPRKFTWSVAFTDLQAYVNNEIMNLFPSGKVASPREVEAVRLAVEKFTISNHVNCNEVALAPVSNKNQEEQGLQETVSKLIKSAEELDRGLDLLSKQVNTFFKIVLTGRDALLNTLRGSDFTPESNKDANLKAMNL, translated from the coding sequence ATGAGTCAAACACATCATGGGCAGTGGACGTTTCGTCAGTTTGGGAATCCTCTCCGGGGTTTTTTCTCAAAGAAACCTTACCTATCCCCTGAGCTTCTCTCCTTGTTGCATGTTTTTGAGCAAAGCTTGGCAGAGAGCTTAAGAAAGCTGATGGCTGTGGATAACAAAGATGTCCTTAGTTTGTCATGGATGAGGGTTGCCATGGACACCTTGTGCACTATCCATGATAGCCTCAAAACTCTAATAACTGATCTCAAGTTTCCTTCTTCTGACTGGGATAATAAGTGGATAAATATGTATTTGGAGGATAGTGTAAAATTACTTGATATTTGCATTGCACTAATCTCAGAGGTATCCAGATTGGATCAGTGTCAACTCTGGCTGCGGTATAGCGTGCATCTCTTGGATCCTGCCAACAAATATCCCCCTGAAAAAGCGAAAAAAGCTCATACCTGTCTTCAAGACTGGATGCAAAAAATCAGGTCAAGTAGTCCAAAGCTGGAAAGCTGCCCTGCTACCCTTCAGGTCCTCGGGGGAAATCTATATTTTGGAAAGGTTAAGGATTCAGGCAAAGGGGAAATACTGGGGAGAGCTTTGTATGGGTTGAAGGTTGTGACAGTATTTATATGCAGTCTGCTTGTAGCGGCATTCTCTGGTCACTCAAAACCTTTGCTGCTCGATTTGGATGTTCCTCGTAAGTTTACGTGGTCTGTAGCATTCACTGATTTGCAAGCTTATGTGAATAATGAAATCATGAACCTATTCCCATCTGGAAAGGTTGCATCACCTAGAGAGGTAGAAGCTGTTAGATTAGCAGTGGAGAAGTTTACCATCTCAAATCATGTCAATTGCAATGAGGTAGCACTAGCACCAGTAAGTaacaaaaatcaagaagaacaaGGATTGCAGGAAACtgtttcaaaattaattaaaagtgcCGAGGAGCTTGACAGAGGTTTAGATCTTCTATCAAAACAAGTGAATAcatttttcaagattgtgctAACAGGTCGTGATGCTTTGCTTAATACTCTTAGAGGCTCTGATTTTACCCCTGAAAGTAATAAGGATGCGAATCTAAAAGCCATGAACTTATAG
- the LOC120275605 gene encoding heterogeneous nuclear ribonucleoprotein H2-like isoform X4, which translates to MGSGGVNYYQSYSSSGSGSGSMLQPFPVVRLRGLPFNCDDLDILKFFVGLDIVDCLLVNKNGRFSGEAFVVFSSPMQAEFALQRDRQNMGRRYIEVFRCNKHDYYQAVAAEVSPGGSFHEGGDYYHSAPPRPKKISEGKDQMDYTEVLKLRGLPYSVSKSEIVEFFGHEFCLNEESVHIVSRSDGKATGEAYVEFTSVEMAKKAMCKDKMTIGSRYVELFPSTHDEASRSHSRSRFDV; encoded by the coding sequence ATGGGCAGTGGTGGTGTCAATTATTACCAATCCTACAGCAGCAGTGGCAGCGGCAGCGGCAGCATGCTGCAACCATTCCCTGTTGTTCGCCTGAGGGGTCTCCCTTTTAACTGTGATGACCTTGATATCCTCAAATTCTTTGTTGGCCTGGATATTGTGGACTGCCTCCTTGTCAACAAGAATGGTCGTTTCTCAGGGGAAGCCTTTGTCGTATTTTCATCCCCCATGCAAGCCGAGTTTGCTCTCCAGAGGGACAGGCAGAACATGGGCCGGAGGTATATTGAAGTCTTCAGGTGTAACAAGCATGACTATTATCAAGCTGTTGCTGCTGAGGTTAGCCCCGGAGGTTCCTTCCATGAAGGTGGTGACTATTACCACAGTGCACCACCTCGGCCCAAGAAAATTAGTGAAGGCAAGGACCAAATGGACTATACAGAGGTCCTTAAGCTTCGTGGTCTTCCATACTCTGTTTCCAAGTCAGAGATTGTGGAATTTTTTGGACATGAGTTCTGCCTGAATGAAGAAAGCGTGCACATTGTAAGCCGCTCTGATGGGAAAGCTACCGGAGAGGCTTATGTTGAATTCACATCAGTAGAAATGGCCAAAAAGGCAATGTGCAAGGATAAGATGACAATTGGGTCCAGATATGTTGAACTTTTTCCATCAACCCATGACGAAGCAAGCAGGTCTCATTCTCGGTCCAGATTTGATGTCTGA
- the LOC120275605 gene encoding heterogeneous nuclear ribonucleoprotein H2-like isoform X1 — translation MWIDLVAILGSGGVSDGYEGTKKTTRMTESNPYFAVSSSGISDGHEAVGSKRSRKLDSYLYPGMGSGGVNYYQSYSSSGSGSGSMLQPFPVVRLRGLPFNCDDLDILKFFVGLDIVDCLLVNKNGRFSGEAFVVFSSPMQAEFALQRDRQNMGRRYIEVFRCNKHDYYQAVAAEVSPGGSFHEGGDYYHSAPPRPKKISEGKDQMDYTEVLKLRGLPYSVSKSEIVEFFGHEFCLNEESVHIVSRSDGKATGEAYVEFTSVEMAKKAMCKDKMTIGSRYVELFPSTHDEASRSHSRSRFDV, via the exons ATGTGGATAGACCTAGT GGCAATATTGGGAAGCGGGGGGGTTTCGGACGGGTATGAGGGTACAAAGAAGACAACACGAATGACAGAATCGAATCCCTACTTCGCAGTGAGCAGCAGCGGCATCTCAGATGGGCACGAGGCGGTTGGTTCAAAGAGGTCACGCAAACTGGATTCCTATCTGTATCCTGGGATGGGCAGTGGTGGTGTCAATTATTACCAATCCTACAGCAGCAGTGGCAGCGGCAGCGGCAGCATGCTGCAACCATTCCCTGTTGTTCGCCTGAGGGGTCTCCCTTTTAACTGTGATGACCTTGATATCCTCAAATTCTTTGTTGGCCTGGATATTGTGGACTGCCTCCTTGTCAACAAGAATGGTCGTTTCTCAGGGGAAGCCTTTGTCGTATTTTCATCCCCCATGCAAGCCGAGTTTGCTCTCCAGAGGGACAGGCAGAACATGGGCCGGAGGTATATTGAAGTCTTCAGGTGTAACAAGCATGACTATTATCAAGCTGTTGCTGCTGAGGTTAGCCCCGGAGGTTCCTTCCATGAAGGTGGTGACTATTACCACAGTGCACCACCTCGGCCCAAGAAAATTAGTGAAGGCAAGGACCAAATGGACTATACAGAGGTCCTTAAGCTTCGTGGTCTTCCATACTCTGTTTCCAAGTCAGAGATTGTGGAATTTTTTGGACATGAGTTCTGCCTGAATGAAGAAAGCGTGCACATTGTAAGCCGCTCTGATGGGAAAGCTACCGGAGAGGCTTATGTTGAATTCACATCAGTAGAAATGGCCAAAAAGGCAATGTGCAAGGATAAGATGACAATTGGGTCCAGATATGTTGAACTTTTTCCATCAACCCATGACGAAGCAAGCAGGTCTCATTCTCGGTCCAGATTTGATGTCTGA
- the LOC120275605 gene encoding heterogeneous nuclear ribonucleoprotein H2-like isoform X2 produces MYGSKGAILGSGGVSDGYEGTKKTTRMTESNPYFAVSSSGISDGHEAVGSKRSRKLDSYLYPGMGSGGVNYYQSYSSSGSGSGSMLQPFPVVRLRGLPFNCDDLDILKFFVGLDIVDCLLVNKNGRFSGEAFVVFSSPMQAEFALQRDRQNMGRRYIEVFRCNKHDYYQAVAAEVSPGGSFHEGGDYYHSAPPRPKKISEGKDQMDYTEVLKLRGLPYSVSKSEIVEFFGHEFCLNEESVHIVSRSDGKATGEAYVEFTSVEMAKKAMCKDKMTIGSRYVELFPSTHDEASRSHSRSRFDV; encoded by the exons ATGTACGGTTCCAAGGG GGCAATATTGGGAAGCGGGGGGGTTTCGGACGGGTATGAGGGTACAAAGAAGACAACACGAATGACAGAATCGAATCCCTACTTCGCAGTGAGCAGCAGCGGCATCTCAGATGGGCACGAGGCGGTTGGTTCAAAGAGGTCACGCAAACTGGATTCCTATCTGTATCCTGGGATGGGCAGTGGTGGTGTCAATTATTACCAATCCTACAGCAGCAGTGGCAGCGGCAGCGGCAGCATGCTGCAACCATTCCCTGTTGTTCGCCTGAGGGGTCTCCCTTTTAACTGTGATGACCTTGATATCCTCAAATTCTTTGTTGGCCTGGATATTGTGGACTGCCTCCTTGTCAACAAGAATGGTCGTTTCTCAGGGGAAGCCTTTGTCGTATTTTCATCCCCCATGCAAGCCGAGTTTGCTCTCCAGAGGGACAGGCAGAACATGGGCCGGAGGTATATTGAAGTCTTCAGGTGTAACAAGCATGACTATTATCAAGCTGTTGCTGCTGAGGTTAGCCCCGGAGGTTCCTTCCATGAAGGTGGTGACTATTACCACAGTGCACCACCTCGGCCCAAGAAAATTAGTGAAGGCAAGGACCAAATGGACTATACAGAGGTCCTTAAGCTTCGTGGTCTTCCATACTCTGTTTCCAAGTCAGAGATTGTGGAATTTTTTGGACATGAGTTCTGCCTGAATGAAGAAAGCGTGCACATTGTAAGCCGCTCTGATGGGAAAGCTACCGGAGAGGCTTATGTTGAATTCACATCAGTAGAAATGGCCAAAAAGGCAATGTGCAAGGATAAGATGACAATTGGGTCCAGATATGTTGAACTTTTTCCATCAACCCATGACGAAGCAAGCAGGTCTCATTCTCGGTCCAGATTTGATGTCTGA